In Acidimicrobiia bacterium, the sequence AGGATTGCGAATCGGTTGTCGGCCCGCAGCCGTTGCCCGATGGCCATCGGCTTTGCCAGTGGCCCGTTCGGGGCGGGTTCCACTGTGGTGTCCAGCTGAAGATCGATGTCTCGTTCCGCCAGATACTCACTCATTGCTTCAGGCGTACCGATCTTCTTCACCTGAGTGAACCGTCTCCGCGAGGTCGCCATTTCACGTCGCTTTCTTGAGGAGCCGCCTTCTCAACCCGGCCGGCTGCAATCCCGGGGAAGAGTAGCTCTCGTCCACGACTGCCGACTGGCGGGCGAGAACCCGGGTCCCACTTCTGCCCTTGCAATCGTTTGTCGACTGCGATCGTAGGGGGCGATTCTGGGTAGATCAATCGTTTGCATTTGGTGTGGGCGATCCGTAGCCTACCTGCAGTCATACCCGCTCATTGTGGAGGTAGCGCATGGTTCGACGCACGAGATTCCTGACCGTCTTGATGGTGATGGCAATGGTGGTTGCTGCCTGCGGGAGCAGCGAAGACACGACCACGACGACCACGGCCGGCACCGCCACGGATACCACGGCCGGCACCGCCACGGATACCACGGCCGGCACCGCTCCTTCGGAAGATCCGATCGTGTTCGCCGCCTCGTTGCCGCTTACCGGCGACTTCGCCATCCCGGGCAGCAAGCATGCCGACGGCTACAAGTACTGCGTTGAGGAAATCAATGCACGCGGCGGGCTTCTCGGACGAGAGGTCGAGCTGATCGTCGAGGACAATCGATCCGACCCAGAAATAGCCGTTTCGCAGGTGCAGCGTCACATCGACGTCGAGAACGCCGATGCGTTGCTCGGAACGTTCTCCAGCTTGCTCACCTTCCCAGCTTCAACCGTCGCTAATCAGGCCAACATGGTGTACCCGATCCCATCGGGTGGCGCTCTTCGAATCTGGGAGCGAGGATTCCAAAACATCTTCTACTTCCAGCAGAACGCCGCCGAGTTGATCGGCTACTCGCCGGTCTCGATGATCGAGTACTACACCGACCAGGGCATCATCGATCCGAAGCCCACTACCGTTGCCATCGTCCACGCCGATGACTTCTTCGCAGACGCGATTGTCAAGGGGCTGGTTGGTGGTGAGGTCGCCATTCCTGACTCGGATGTCGTTGTGCAGGTCGAAGGTTACCTGGAGCCGGCCGGCATCGAGGCCGTATTCGTTGAGCAGTGGCCGGTTCCGTTCACCGATTGGCTGACTCTGGCCAACTCCATGAAGAACAGCGGAGCGGACATGGTGTTCGCAGCCACCGCGTCGCCGGACGAAGCCATTTCGCTCGTCGATGCTCTCAAGACGGTGCAGTACAACCCGCAGCTGATCTGGATGTCCCAGGGCGCGCAATCCGAGTTCATTGAGACTCTCGGAGATTCGGCCCAGGGCGTGACCATTCACGCTTCCTGGCACCCGCTCGCCAACTGGGAAGGGATCATCGGCGGAGAGACCTTCACCAACCAGGACTTCATCGAAGGTTTCACCGCATCGTTTGGGCGAGCCCCGGACGAGGATGAGGCCATTCCGTTCGCGCTCTGCCAGGGCATCGAACAGGCCA encodes:
- a CDS encoding amino acid ABC transporter substrate-binding protein; its protein translation is MVRRTRFLTVLMVMAMVVAACGSSEDTTTTTTAGTATDTTAGTATDTTAGTAPSEDPIVFAASLPLTGDFAIPGSKHADGYKYCVEEINARGGLLGREVELIVEDNRSDPEIAVSQVQRHIDVENADALLGTFSSLLTFPASTVANQANMVYPIPSGGALRIWERGFQNIFYFQQNAAELIGYSPVSMIEYYTDQGIIDPKPTTVAIVHADDFFADAIVKGLVGGEVAIPDSDVVVQVEGYLEPAGIEAVFVEQWPVPFTDWLTLANSMKNSGADMVFAATASPDEAISLVDALKTVQYNPQLIWMSQGAQSEFIETLGDSAQGVTIHASWHPLANWEGIIGGETFTNQDFIEGFTASFGRAPDEDEAIPFALCQGIEQAIIGVGSTDNVAMAEWMHARTASDPVRTVLGDFVWDERGLPVDRSLIMVQWQGGDLKFVFPVGEFEGTVDLIYPKPAF